A single Ziziphus jujuba cultivar Dongzao chromosome 11, ASM3175591v1 DNA region contains:
- the LOC107432805 gene encoding type I inositol polyphosphate 5-phosphatase 8, with product MRTERGKISKSSWPKIVVRKWLNIQSGGDEFHSDYSLKDKIERRKSCSDQDRYVVVPEDFAEGWLMAAAKERPSFGIEPQPVVNDNLNLRMFVGTWNVGGKSPHDGLNLREWLRSPAPADIYVLGFQEIVPLNAGNVLGAEDNGPAAKWLALIREALNKNDPGAAQYCNTATNVEFAPPPQFTTEQQASVKPRVSFSDLLSLEDELGSEDFQRYMSMYPTMCSSEEGSPSSPSMCGKQGTSLMQRRKYCLAASKQMVGIFLCVWVRADLCKQISNMKVSCVGRGIMGYLGNKGSISISMTLHQTTFCFVCTHLTSGEKEGDEVRRNSDVMEILKKTKFSHSCRDAGQPVPPDSILEHDNVIWLGDLNYRLAAGCVDTHELLKNRDWQALLEKDQLRIEQRAGRVFKGWDEGRIYFAPTYKYLANSDNYVVQTSKSREKQRTPAWCDRILWKGEGMKQMWYLRGESKFSDHRPVYSLFSVQIDLANKNKNKSMPVASNKTNTRSCILKGSANTALAATCVAKVQAEELLLLTRAQSCIDIQRRF from the exons ATGCGAACTGAACGGGGAAAAATCTCAAAG TCTTCGTGGCCGAAAATAGTTGTGAGAAAATGGCTGAATATACAAAGCGGAGGGGACGAGTTCCATTCCGATTACTCTCTAAAAG ATAAAATCGAGAGAAGGAAGAGTTGCTCAGACCAAGACCGATACGTCGTCGTACCGGAAGATTTTGCAG AGGGGTGGTTGATGGCAGCAGCCAAAGAGAGACCAAGTTTTGGGATAGAACCACAACCAGTTGTGAACGATAATCTAAATCTCAG GATGTTTGTGGGGACATGGAATGTTGGAGGAAAGTCTCCCCACGATGGCTTGAACTTGAGGGAATGGCTTAGGTCCCCAGCTCCTGCCGACATTTATGTTCTTGGGT TCCAGGAAATCGTCCCTCTTAATGCGGGCAATGTATTGGGGGCGGAAGACAACGGACCGGCTGCCAAGTGGCTGGCTCTGATTCGTGAAGCATTGAACAAGAACGACCCTGGAGCTGCTCAGTATTGCAACACTGCCACTAACGTAGAATTTGCACCACCACCACAGTTTACTACTGAGCAGCAAGCCAGCGTCAAGCCCAGAGTCAGCTTCTCCGATTTGCTCTCCTTAGAAGACGAGCTCGGCAGCGAGGATTTCCAAAGATACATGAGCATGTACCCCACTATGTGCTCGAGCGAAGAGGGCTCTCCAAGCTCACCATCGATGTGCGGCAAGCAAGGAACCAGCCTAATGCAGCGAAGAAAGTATTGCCTTGCAGCGAGCAAACAGATGGTGGGCATCTTCTTGTGCGTTTGGGTTCGAGCCGACCTTTGCAAACAAATTAGCAACATGAAGGTCTCTTGTGTTGGTAGAGGCATTATGGGGTACCTTGGAAATAAG GGTTCGATATCGATAAGCATGACCTTACACCAGACGACTTTTTGCTTCGTGTGTACACATTTGACTTCTGGTgagaaagaaggtgatgaggtTAGAAGAAATTCAGATGTTATGGAGATTTTGAAGAAAACGAAGTTTTCTCATTCGTGTAGAGATGCTGGACAACCGGTTCCTCCTGATAGCATATTGGAGCATGA CAATGTTATTTGGCTTGGGGATTTGAATTATCGGCTTGCGGCGGGTTGTGTTGACACTCATGAATTACTAAAGAATCGTGATTGGCAAGCACTCTTGGAGAAGGATCAG CTAAGAATAGAGCAGCGAGCTGGAAGAGTTTTCAAAGGTTGGGATGAGGGTAGAATATATTTCGCTCCCACTTACAAATACCTTGCGAATTCGGATAACTATGTTGTCCAAACCTCAAAATCTAGAGAGAAACAAAGAACTCCTGCCTg GTGCGATCGGATCTTATGGAAAGGAGAAGGAATGAAACAGATGTGGTATTTAAGAGGGGAATCCAAATTCTCGGACCATAGACCTGTATATTCTCTTTTCTCAGTCCAGATAGATTTGGCtaacaagaacaagaacaagtcCATGCCTGTTGCTTCCAACAAGACCAACACTAGGTCCTGTATTCTTAAAGGTTCAGCAAACACTGCCTTAGCAGCAACATGCGTGGCCAAGGTTCAAGCAGAGGAGCTTTTACTACTCACAAGGGCCCAAAGCTGCATAGACATCCAACGAAGGTTCTGA